Proteins encoded by one window of Candidatus Neomarinimicrobiota bacterium:
- a CDS encoding CTP synthase, whose translation MNPDKNTKYIFITGGVISGLGKGIACASIGYILKSKGLKVNIQKFDPYINVDPGTMSPYQHGEVYVLDDGAETDLDLGHYERFIDLDMKRENNTTTGQVYYEVIKRERRGDYLGATIQVIPHITDEIKRRIIALSQNKKYDVIITEIGGTVGDIESLPFLEAIRQFGLEIGNSNHLYIHLTLVPYIESSGEIKTKPTQHSVMKLREIGIQPDILLCRTKFPLSNELKSKIALFCNVSEEAVIDALDVKTIYEIPLMFEKQKLGDLILKNLSLPSEKSNLMELVEFVKKIKKPAKEVDICICGKYTKLHDAYKSIIESFTHAGVANNCRINLHWIESEDLENVENVSNHLKNIDGLLVPGGFGERGIEGKIKAIQYVRENNIPFFGICLGLQCAVIEFARNVCKLEGANSTEFDEDTPYPVIDLMEEQKRILEKGGTMRLGAYSAALNKNTKVYKLYGKKIISERHRHRYEVNNKYLDIFKQHGLMVAGINKEMNLVELIELENHPWFIACQFHPEFKSRIGKPHPLFKGFVEAAIKYRESKK comes from the coding sequence ATGAATCCCGATAAGAACACAAAATATATTTTTATTACTGGTGGTGTAATATCCGGCCTTGGGAAAGGAATAGCCTGTGCTTCAATCGGTTACATATTAAAATCAAAGGGGCTAAAAGTCAATATACAGAAATTTGATCCATACATTAATGTTGATCCAGGAACAATGAGCCCTTATCAACATGGTGAAGTATATGTTCTTGACGATGGAGCAGAAACAGATCTTGACCTCGGGCATTACGAACGTTTCATTGACCTTGATATGAAGCGTGAAAATAATACTACTACGGGTCAGGTGTATTATGAAGTTATAAAAAGGGAAAGAAGAGGCGATTATTTGGGAGCAACTATTCAGGTCATTCCCCATATAACCGATGAAATAAAACGCAGGATAATAGCTCTATCACAAAATAAAAAATACGACGTTATCATTACTGAAATTGGAGGCACAGTAGGAGATATCGAAAGCCTGCCATTCTTAGAGGCGATAAGACAATTTGGTCTTGAAATTGGAAATAGCAACCATCTATACATTCATCTTACACTTGTCCCATATATTGAATCAAGTGGTGAAATAAAAACCAAACCCACGCAACACAGCGTTATGAAACTACGAGAAATAGGAATTCAGCCCGACATCCTTTTATGTCGAACAAAATTTCCATTATCCAATGAATTAAAGTCCAAAATAGCTCTTTTCTGCAATGTCTCTGAAGAAGCTGTAATTGACGCACTTGATGTAAAAACTATCTATGAAATACCTTTGATGTTTGAAAAACAAAAACTCGGTGATCTTATTCTTAAAAATCTGTCCCTTCCTTCGGAGAAATCAAATCTAATGGAATTAGTAGAATTTGTAAAAAAAATTAAAAAGCCGGCAAAGGAAGTAGATATTTGCATATGTGGTAAGTATACAAAACTACATGATGCTTATAAATCAATCATCGAATCCTTTACCCACGCAGGAGTGGCAAATAACTGTAGAATAAATCTACACTGGATAGAATCGGAAGACCTTGAAAATGTTGAAAATGTCAGCAATCATCTTAAGAATATTGATGGCTTGCTTGTCCCTGGCGGTTTCGGCGAAAGAGGTATAGAAGGGAAAATAAAAGCTATTCAGTACGTTAGAGAAAATAATATCCCATTTTTCGGCATCTGCCTTGGACTCCAATGTGCAGTGATTGAGTTTGCAAGAAATGTATGTAAACTTGAAGGAGCAAACAGCACAGAATTCGATGAAGATACCCCTTATCCGGTAATTGATCTTATGGAAGAACAAAAAAGAATCCTGGAAAAAGGCGGAACTATGAGACTTGGAGCCTATTCCGCCGCGCTAAACAAAAATACAAAGGTTTATAAATTATACGGTAAAAAAATTATTTCGGAAAGACATCGACACCGTTATGAAGTAAATAATAAATATTTGGACATATTTAAACAACATGGACTTATGGTTGCCGGCATAAATAAAGAGATGAATCTTGTGGAATTGATAGAACTGGAAAACCATCCATGGTTTATCGCATGTCAATTTCACCCTGAGTTCAAATCACGCATTGGAAAGCCACATCCATTATTCAAAGGATTTGTAGAGGCAGCAATAAAGTATAGGGAATCGAAAAAATGA
- the hflC gene encoding protease modulator HflC — MKGKAILTLIILAILIVLITQSIFILNETQQAIITQFGKPIGGAVQKAGIHFKIPFVQKVIIFDKRLLEWDGEPQEVPTKDNKFIKIDTFARWKITDPLSFYKSVRNEAVAQSRLDDILDGTIRDEIANRALQEIVRNSNRPMSIPEIEQDILSQSDSSSERESLIPGAREEIARIILYNITRKLKELNFGIEVVDLKFKRIDYNPKVQEKVFERMISEQKRIAEKYRAIGQGEKQRILGKQAQKTKEILSGAYRKAQEIRGQADAEAVKIYASAYDRNQDTRSFYEFLRTLETYKTIFDTTTTIILSTDNELLNLLESIK, encoded by the coding sequence ATGAAAGGAAAAGCAATATTGACATTGATCATACTCGCGATTTTAATAGTTTTAATCACCCAATCAATTTTTATCTTAAATGAAACTCAACAGGCAATAATTACTCAATTTGGGAAACCTATTGGCGGAGCTGTTCAAAAAGCTGGTATACATTTCAAGATACCGTTCGTACAAAAGGTAATTATATTCGATAAGCGATTACTGGAATGGGATGGTGAACCTCAAGAAGTACCAACGAAAGACAACAAATTTATAAAAATTGATACATTTGCTCGATGGAAAATCACAGATCCGCTTTCATTTTATAAAAGCGTGAGGAATGAAGCTGTTGCCCAATCAAGGCTTGATGACATACTTGATGGTACCATAAGAGATGAAATAGCCAATAGGGCTCTGCAGGAAATAGTTAGGAATTCCAATAGACCAATGTCCATACCTGAAATTGAGCAGGACATATTGTCCCAGTCAGACTCTTCCTCAGAAAGAGAATCCTTAATCCCCGGTGCGAGGGAAGAAATAGCCAGAATTATTCTGTATAACATTACAAGGAAACTCAAAGAACTAAATTTTGGTATAGAGGTGGTAGATTTAAAGTTTAAAAGGATTGACTATAATCCGAAAGTACAGGAAAAGGTATTTGAAAGAATGATTTCAGAACAGAAAAGAATAGCTGAAAAATACAGAGCTATTGGACAGGGTGAAAAACAGCGTATCCTTGGTAAGCAAGCTCAAAAAACAAAGGAAATTTTATCCGGCGCATACAGGAAAGCGCAGGAAATTAGAGGTCAGGCTGATGCTGAAGCGGTCAAAATCTATGCCAGCGCTTATGATAGGAATCAAGATACAAGGTCCTTTTATGAATTCCTTAGAACCTTGGAAACCTATAAAACGATATTTGATACAACTACTACAATTATCCTTTCAACAGACAATGAACTCTTAAATTTATTAGAATCGATTAAATGA
- the kdsA gene encoding 3-deoxy-8-phosphooctulonate synthase — protein sequence MKKTVRVGNIEIGNTSKPVFILGPCVIESRDHTLNMAKKLKELSIKLDFPFIFKTSFDKANRTSINSFRGPGLEEGLKVLEEVKKELDILVLTDVHTPDQPEIVAKVVDILQIPAFLCRQTDLILSAAKTGKPINIKKGQFISPHDVVHIIRKIESTGNNRILLTERGTCFGYRDLVVDFRSIKIMKKTNYPVIFDATHSVQVRGGEKTGGNREFIPTLAKASVAAGCDGLFFETHDNVEKALSDKDSQIPFSELTSLIQKLIQIYQIVRSDNSE from the coding sequence ATGAAGAAAACCGTTCGAGTAGGAAACATTGAAATTGGGAATACATCAAAACCAGTATTTATTCTCGGTCCATGTGTCATAGAATCAAGGGACCACACTCTTAACATGGCAAAAAAATTGAAAGAACTTTCAATAAAACTCGATTTCCCATTCATTTTCAAAACCTCTTTTGATAAAGCAAATAGAACATCTATAAACTCATTCAGAGGCCCTGGCCTTGAGGAGGGATTAAAAGTTCTGGAAGAAGTCAAAAAAGAACTCGATATACTAGTACTAACCGACGTTCACACTCCCGATCAACCTGAAATAGTAGCTAAAGTTGTAGATATATTACAAATTCCAGCTTTTCTATGCAGGCAGACAGATCTAATCCTATCCGCTGCAAAGACCGGCAAACCTATAAATATAAAAAAAGGTCAATTTATATCACCCCATGATGTAGTTCATATAATTAGAAAAATAGAATCAACCGGGAATAATAGGATACTTTTAACAGAGCGTGGTACATGTTTTGGTTATAGAGACCTTGTTGTAGATTTTAGATCAATTAAAATAATGAAAAAGACTAATTATCCTGTTATATTTGATGCAACCCACAGTGTTCAGGTCAGAGGTGGAGAAAAAACAGGAGGAAATAGGGAATTTATCCCGACCCTGGCAAAGGCATCTGTTGCTGCTGGATGTGATGGACTTTTTTTTGAAACCCATGATAATGTAGAAAAAGCATTAAGTGACAAGGACTCTCAAATACCCTTTAGTGAACTTACTTCTCTAATACAAAAACTCATACAGATATATCAAATAGTAAGGAGTGATAACAGTGAATAA
- the lptB gene encoding LPS export ABC transporter ATP-binding protein, whose protein sequence is MDEKVLRGENLAKIYSKRKVVNGVSINVKKGEIVGLLGPNGAGKSTTFHMFTGMIKPNDGKVYLDDVDLTNYPMYKRARLGIGYLSQEPSIFRKLTVEENILLVLQMMNLTKKEQELKLEKLLNELGIIHLRKQKANTLSGGERRRVEISRALATDPDFILLDEPFLGVDPIAVQDIQEIVKGLKQKGIGVLITDHNVRETLSITDRAYLMFEGRILKSGNSDYLANDEEAKKLYLGDRFKLD, encoded by the coding sequence ATGGATGAAAAAGTTTTACGTGGTGAAAATCTGGCCAAAATCTATAGCAAAAGAAAAGTGGTAAATGGTGTATCCATAAATGTCAAAAAGGGGGAGATTGTGGGACTGTTAGGACCCAATGGAGCCGGTAAGTCGACTACCTTCCACATGTTTACAGGCATGATAAAACCAAACGATGGAAAAGTTTATCTAGATGATGTAGATCTTACCAATTACCCAATGTATAAAAGGGCACGCCTTGGAATCGGATATTTATCCCAGGAACCATCTATTTTTCGTAAATTAACGGTAGAAGAAAATATATTACTTGTTCTACAAATGATGAATCTGACAAAAAAAGAACAGGAACTAAAGCTGGAAAAGCTATTAAATGAACTTGGAATTATTCATCTCCGTAAACAAAAAGCCAACACTCTATCCGGCGGAGAAAGGAGAAGGGTTGAAATATCCCGAGCCCTTGCAACTGATCCTGATTTTATATTACTCGATGAACCTTTCCTTGGCGTCGATCCAATCGCTGTACAGGATATCCAAGAAATTGTGAAAGGCTTGAAACAAAAGGGGATCGGAGTATTGATTACAGATCACAATGTAAGGGAAACGTTATCTATAACAGATAGAGCATACTTAATGTTCGAAGGAAGAATACTCAAATCCGGAAACTCAGACTATTTAGCCAATGATGAAGAAGCTAAAAAATTATACCTTGGGGATAGATTTAAATTGGATTAA
- the rpoN gene encoding RNA polymerase factor sigma-54, whose protein sequence is MPGINQHQVQKLSQELRLAPQQILQSTILQLNILALEARVNQELEQNPVLEEVEQETQQTEEILDETLKQKKEGEEEKIDDFDIEDMLPDNDDYKIREVVYNSKEEIKRVQPSPRTLIDHLIDQVKLLHLDDKEYEIANEIIWNIDDKGYLTIPIENIAYAKGVNLEFALNVLRKIQHLDPPGLGARNLQECLLAQLEESPKRPAVKNAITIIRDHFDDFANKRFDKILKSLSWNKETLEEAIKVIQKLNPKPGASFSTGENSYIVPDLIVYKMGGDFVVEVNDTNIPELRINSRYMQMLFDKKKLNHEARNYIKKKIESAKWFIQAIQQRRVTMIKVMKAIINRQRDFFEDNTKPLKPMVLKDIAEDVGMDISTISRVTNGKYVQLDTGVYELKYFFSEGIVSENGTEISTKQVKEKLKELIDNEDKHNPYSDEMLSKLLKEAGFPVARRTVAKYREQMNIPVARLRKTL, encoded by the coding sequence ATGCCAGGAATTAATCAACACCAGGTACAAAAACTTTCGCAGGAATTAAGATTAGCACCACAGCAGATTTTACAATCTACAATCCTTCAACTCAATATACTTGCTCTGGAGGCAAGGGTAAACCAGGAGCTTGAACAAAATCCGGTACTTGAGGAAGTAGAACAAGAAACTCAGCAAACTGAAGAAATTTTAGATGAAACTCTCAAACAGAAAAAGGAGGGAGAAGAGGAAAAAATAGATGATTTCGATATTGAAGATATGCTCCCTGATAATGATGACTACAAAATTCGTGAGGTAGTATACAATAGTAAAGAAGAAATCAAGCGAGTTCAACCCTCACCAAGAACCCTCATTGACCACTTAATCGACCAAGTAAAACTACTACATCTAGATGATAAAGAGTATGAAATAGCAAATGAAATTATATGGAATATTGATGATAAGGGATATCTCACAATCCCTATTGAAAATATTGCTTATGCAAAGGGGGTAAATCTAGAATTTGCATTAAATGTATTAAGGAAAATTCAACATCTTGATCCACCCGGTCTCGGAGCTCGAAATCTTCAGGAATGCCTGTTAGCTCAACTTGAAGAGTCCCCAAAAAGACCTGCAGTCAAAAATGCTATTACGATAATTAGAGACCATTTCGATGATTTTGCTAACAAACGCTTTGATAAAATTTTAAAAAGCCTTAGTTGGAACAAAGAAACTCTCGAAGAAGCTATAAAAGTTATTCAAAAATTAAATCCAAAACCAGGTGCATCATTTTCTACGGGGGAAAATTCTTATATTGTTCCTGATCTTATTGTATACAAAATGGGAGGAGACTTTGTAGTTGAAGTTAACGATACAAATATTCCAGAATTACGAATTAATTCTCGCTATATGCAAATGCTATTTGATAAGAAAAAATTGAACCATGAAGCCAGAAATTATATAAAGAAAAAAATTGAATCAGCCAAGTGGTTTATACAGGCTATACAACAAAGACGTGTTACAATGATAAAAGTTATGAAAGCAATTATAAACAGACAGAGAGATTTTTTTGAAGACAATACAAAGCCACTAAAACCAATGGTATTAAAAGATATTGCGGAAGATGTGGGTATGGACATCTCCACAATCAGTAGAGTTACAAACGGAAAATATGTCCAGCTTGACACTGGTGTTTACGAGTTGAAATATTTCTTCAGTGAAGGAATAGTTTCTGAGAACGGGACAGAGATATCAACAAAACAGGTTAAGGAAAAACTGAAAGAACTAATTGACAATGAAGATAAACATAACCCTTATAGCGATGAGATGTTATCTAAACTTTTAAAAGAAGCAGGTTTCCCAGTGGCTAGAAGAACAGTTGCAAAATACAGGGAACAGATGAATATCCCCGTGGCAAGGCTAAGAAAAACCCTATAA
- the hslV gene encoding ATP-dependent protease subunit HslV, with protein sequence MKIYSTTIVGVKKGENVAIGSDGQVTFGNTVMKSNASKVRKIYGGRVIVGFAGASADAFALFEKFEGKLEEFKGNIQRAAVELAKLWRTDKYLRRLEALLIVMDKEKMLIISGTGDVIEPDDNIIAIGSGGPYASAAAKALMKYTDLSAKEIVEESLKIASEICVFTNNKFTILEL encoded by the coding sequence ATGAAAATATATTCAACAACTATAGTCGGTGTTAAAAAAGGCGAAAATGTCGCTATTGGAAGTGATGGACAGGTCACATTCGGAAATACAGTCATGAAAAGTAATGCCAGCAAGGTTAGAAAAATCTATGGGGGTAGGGTAATTGTTGGTTTTGCTGGTGCATCAGCCGATGCTTTTGCACTTTTCGAAAAGTTTGAGGGTAAACTTGAAGAATTCAAGGGAAATATTCAAAGAGCTGCCGTTGAATTAGCCAAACTGTGGCGGACAGACAAATACTTAAGAAGGTTAGAGGCTTTATTAATTGTAATGGATAAAGAGAAAATGTTAATAATTTCAGGCACCGGCGATGTGATAGAACCTGATGATAACATCATAGCAATAGGTTCAGGAGGTCCATATGCTTCAGCAGCAGCAAAAGCTTTAATGAAATATACTGATTTAAGTGCCAAGGAAATCGTAGAAGAATCTTTAAAAATAGCCAGTGAAATATGTGTATTTACAAACAATAAGTTTACAATACTGGAACTATAA
- the hflK gene encoding FtsH protease activity modulator HflK: MSWRKVKVGKEEYEIPAGYFYITILILIILIAGVTIIMSFYTVDANEVGVVLRFGKFQKITYPGLHLKLPWGIDKVYTVKVDYQYKEEFGFRTLRPGVKTRYAEETFTEESWMLTGDLNIADVKWVVQYKIKDAYKFLFKVRNVSESIRDVSEAAMRLVVGDRSFHEVLQSDRIEIANLVRDYMQKTFDLYDVGVDVQLVQLKDVHPPDPVRDSFNEVNRAKQEQERMINEAMQVYNREIYRIEGEADRIIQEAEGYKINRINRARGDAALFNLIYNEYSRAKDVTKKRLYLETIEEIFSKTKNLYIVDKDIRSFLPFLNLQNKGIGK, translated from the coding sequence ATGTCTTGGAGGAAAGTAAAAGTTGGCAAAGAAGAATATGAAATACCTGCGGGGTATTTTTATATAACAATTTTAATACTAATTATTTTAATTGCAGGTGTTACAATTATAATGTCATTCTATACGGTTGATGCAAACGAAGTTGGAGTAGTTCTAAGATTTGGAAAATTTCAGAAGATAACTTATCCCGGGCTACACCTGAAATTGCCATGGGGTATAGATAAAGTATATACAGTGAAAGTAGATTACCAATATAAAGAAGAATTTGGATTTCGAACACTAAGACCGGGCGTAAAGACAAGATATGCTGAAGAAACATTTACTGAAGAGTCTTGGATGCTAACTGGCGATTTGAACATTGCCGATGTAAAGTGGGTTGTTCAATATAAGATTAAAGACGCATATAAATTTCTATTTAAAGTCAGAAATGTAAGTGAAAGTATAAGAGATGTATCTGAAGCAGCAATGAGATTAGTAGTAGGAGACAGATCCTTTCATGAAGTTCTTCAATCAGACAGGATAGAAATTGCCAATCTAGTAAGAGATTACATGCAAAAAACATTTGATCTCTATGATGTGGGTGTAGATGTCCAGCTCGTGCAGTTAAAAGATGTACATCCTCCCGACCCTGTCAGGGACTCATTCAACGAAGTTAACAGAGCAAAGCAGGAGCAGGAAAGAATGATTAATGAGGCAATGCAGGTTTACAATAGAGAAATATACAGGATCGAGGGTGAGGCTGACAGAATCATTCAGGAGGCAGAGGGTTATAAAATAAATAGAATAAATAGAGCCAGAGGAGATGCCGCTCTCTTTAATTTAATTTACAATGAATATTCCAGAGCAAAAGATGTAACAAAAAAGAGACTTTATCTCGAAACTATTGAAGAGATCTTCAGTAAGACAAAAAATCTCTATATTGTAGACAAAGATATTAGAAGTTTTTTACCCTTTTTAAATCTTCAGAATAAGGGGATTGGAAAATGA
- the lptC gene encoding LPS export ABC transporter periplasmic protein LptC — protein sequence MKNGKIIITYTLITFIFLSCIRDRNDKHLVDSLQFVGQESWNARITIMKDDVKRADVSAGHLIKYDDRKIIILNQGVAVDFFDKYGNHTSYLESDSAEINEKTNDMIAFGNVVVISDTGITLFTNHLKWDNKIEKIISNDDIILVTESDTLRGKGFESNTDLTEWVIKEPKGSIEKEIKAE from the coding sequence ATGAAAAATGGGAAAATAATTATAACCTATACACTGATTACATTTATTTTTTTATCATGTATAAGAGATAGAAATGATAAGCATCTTGTGGACAGCCTCCAATTTGTCGGGCAGGAAAGTTGGAACGCCCGAATCACAATTATGAAAGATGATGTAAAAAGAGCTGACGTTTCTGCTGGACACCTTATAAAATATGATGACAGGAAAATAATTATACTCAATCAGGGTGTTGCTGTCGACTTTTTCGACAAATACGGGAATCATACATCCTACTTGGAGTCTGATAGCGCGGAAATAAATGAAAAAACAAACGACATGATCGCTTTTGGGAATGTAGTTGTTATTTCTGATACAGGGATAACTTTATTTACCAACCATCTGAAATGGGATAATAAGATTGAAAAAATCATTTCAAATGATGACATTATACTTGTTACCGAAAGCGATACACTAAGAGGAAAAGGCTTTGAATCCAATACTGATTTGACAGAATGGGTTATCAAAGAACCAAAAGGATCAATAGAGAAGGAAATTAAAGCCGAATAG
- the hslU gene encoding ATP-dependent protease ATPase subunit HslU, producing the protein MNRKELTPQEIVNELDQYIIGQDKAKKAVAIALRNRWRRQRVEGDIKEDILPNNIILIGPTGVGKTEIARRLANLAHAPFIKVEASKYTEVGYVGRDVESIIRDLTNIAVNMVKAERMEEVREQAERMANERILDILLPRRKTATTDFQIDEDVQYRKTREKLKEMLNNGELEQRVIEITTQQTAVPVMQVFGPAGIEEMGLNLSELLESAFPKRKKVQKVTVEEARRIFAQEEAQKLIDMDAVIKEAIRRVENSGIVFIDEIDKIAARGGEGRSGPDVSREGVQRDILPIIEGCTVQTKYGPVKTDHILFIAAGAFHMSKPSDLIPELQGRFPIRVEMDNLGKEEFVKILKNPKNALIKQYKALLETEGVQIEFDDGAIEEIAELACEVNEKLENIGARRLHTILTTLLEDILFEVPNSEIKKIKITRKFVKEKLADLVKDRDLSKYIL; encoded by the coding sequence ATGAACAGAAAAGAGTTAACACCACAAGAAATTGTTAATGAGCTTGACCAATACATAATAGGTCAGGATAAAGCAAAAAAGGCTGTTGCTATTGCCTTAAGAAACAGGTGGAGAAGACAACGCGTAGAAGGAGATATTAAAGAGGACATACTTCCAAACAATATCATTCTAATTGGTCCTACAGGAGTGGGGAAAACAGAAATAGCACGCCGTCTTGCTAACCTTGCTCATGCCCCTTTTATAAAAGTGGAAGCTTCAAAATATACAGAAGTGGGCTACGTCGGAAGAGATGTGGAATCGATAATAAGAGACCTGACCAATATAGCCGTAAATATGGTAAAAGCTGAGAGAATGGAAGAAGTTCGAGAACAGGCTGAAAGAATGGCAAACGAAAGAATTCTTGATATTCTCCTACCTCGCAGAAAAACAGCTACAACCGATTTCCAGATAGACGAAGACGTACAATATCGTAAAACCAGAGAAAAACTAAAAGAGATGTTAAATAATGGTGAGCTTGAGCAAAGAGTTATTGAGATAACAACTCAGCAGACGGCAGTACCTGTTATGCAGGTGTTTGGACCAGCAGGAATTGAAGAAATGGGACTGAACTTGAGTGAACTTCTTGAGAGTGCCTTCCCAAAAAGAAAAAAGGTTCAGAAAGTCACTGTTGAAGAGGCGCGCAGAATCTTTGCACAGGAAGAAGCCCAGAAATTAATTGACATGGATGCTGTTATAAAAGAAGCTATAAGAAGAGTTGAAAATTCTGGAATAGTATTCATCGATGAGATAGATAAAATAGCAGCACGAGGAGGAGAAGGTAGAAGCGGACCTGATGTATCACGAGAAGGAGTACAACGTGACATACTACCTATAATTGAAGGATGTACAGTGCAGACTAAATACGGTCCCGTAAAAACCGATCATATACTATTCATTGCAGCCGGAGCCTTTCATATGAGCAAACCTTCTGATTTAATTCCGGAGCTACAGGGAAGATTTCCTATAAGAGTTGAAATGGACAACCTTGGAAAAGAAGAATTTGTTAAAATTTTAAAAAACCCAAAAAACGCACTTATAAAACAGTATAAAGCACTATTAGAAACAGAAGGAGTACAGATAGAATTCGATGATGGAGCCATAGAGGAAATTGCTGAGCTTGCCTGTGAAGTAAACGAAAAACTTGAAAACATTGGAGCAAGAAGGCTGCATACTATTTTAACCACGCTATTAGAGGATATATTATTTGAAGTCCCCAATTCCGAAATTAAAAAAATTAAAATAACAAGAAAGTTCGTCAAAGAAAAATTAGCTGATCTGGTTAAAGATAGAGACCTGAGTAAATACATATTATAA
- a CDS encoding HAD hydrolase family protein yields the protein MDKLKKVKIIITDVDGVLTDGYLYIGSNDLELKKFNVFDGAGIALLKAASIPLVFLSGRYSKATVARAEELGLLDNLYQSGHAKIEEYQKIKEKFKVSDDEIVYIGDDIIDIPVLRKVGIPIAVNNANDEVKKLAVYITRKNGGEGALREVIELLLNAKGLFEKSFEKVTHAPYRE from the coding sequence ATGGATAAGCTTAAAAAGGTTAAAATAATTATTACCGATGTCGATGGTGTTCTGACAGATGGTTACTTATACATAGGTAGCAATGACCTAGAATTAAAAAAATTTAATGTATTTGATGGTGCTGGCATTGCATTACTGAAAGCAGCCTCAATTCCACTTGTTTTTCTTTCCGGTAGATATTCCAAAGCAACAGTTGCAAGAGCAGAAGAATTAGGTCTATTGGATAACTTATACCAGAGTGGTCATGCAAAAATAGAGGAATACCAGAAAATTAAGGAAAAATTTAAGGTTTCTGATGATGAAATAGTATATATTGGCGATGATATAATAGACATACCAGTTTTAAGAAAAGTAGGTATACCTATAGCCGTAAACAATGCCAATGACGAGGTAAAAAAATTAGCGGTCTATATCACTAGGAAAAATGGTGGTGAGGGAGCATTAAGGGAAGTCATTGAGCTATTACTCAATGCAAAGGGGTTATTTGAAAAATCTTTTGAAAAAGTTACACACGCCCCATACAGGGAATAA
- a CDS encoding KpsF/GutQ family sugar-phosphate isomerase, translating into MKNNYLEKAIEVLEKESEAIKNAIPRIDDNFTKAVEIISNSSGKVVVSGLGKSGIIGRKIAATLSSTGTPSLFMHAGEASHGDIGVLTKNDVMIIVSNSGETEELLDLIPYVKKIGVPIIGFIGKENSILTKKCNVVISTYVKEEACPHGIVPTVSSIVTNALGDALAIALMVKRGLNKKELGELHPGGSIGKRLLTTVSDLMHTGEEIPLISTEKTMKEALFVMTFKGLGIVGVYDEHDELVGVITDGDLRRGLERTNDFLNCKTKEIMTTNPKWTTSSALALEALQVMETHAITNLFVYEKEKKGLPIGIIHIHDILRYGISI; encoded by the coding sequence ATGAAAAACAATTACTTAGAAAAAGCTATTGAAGTGTTAGAGAAAGAATCAGAAGCTATAAAGAATGCGATACCACGAATCGATGATAATTTTACAAAAGCCGTAGAGATAATAAGCAATAGCAGTGGAAAAGTAGTGGTATCAGGTCTTGGTAAATCCGGCATAATTGGAAGAAAAATAGCAGCAACCCTATCGAGTACTGGAACTCCGAGCCTATTTATGCACGCTGGTGAGGCAAGTCATGGTGATATTGGAGTTTTAACTAAAAACGACGTAATGATTATTGTTTCAAACAGTGGTGAAACTGAGGAACTTCTTGACTTAATACCGTATGTAAAAAAAATAGGTGTACCAATAATTGGGTTTATTGGGAAAGAAAATTCAATACTTACCAAAAAATGCAATGTAGTTATTAGTACTTATGTTAAAGAGGAAGCTTGTCCCCACGGAATAGTTCCAACAGTTAGCAGCATTGTTACCAATGCACTTGGGGATGCCCTTGCAATCGCTCTAATGGTAAAAAGAGGGCTAAATAAAAAAGAGCTTGGAGAACTTCACCCGGGAGGTTCAATAGGAAAGAGGCTTTTAACAACTGTATCCGACTTAATGCACACAGGAGAAGAAATACCTCTAATATCAACTGAAAAAACAATGAAAGAAGCCCTCTTTGTCATGACTTTTAAAGGTCTGGGTATAGTCGGTGTATATGATGAACATGATGAACTTGTTGGTGTTATAACTGACGGTGATCTAAGGCGTGGACTGGAAAGGACAAATGATTTTCTCAATTGTAAAACAAAAGAAATAATGACAACCAATCCTAAATGGACAACTTCATCTGCACTTGCATTAGAAGCATTACAGGTTATGGAGACACACGCAATTACAAACTTATTTGTATATGAGAAAGAAAAGAAAGGGCTCCCAATAGGAATTATCCACATTCATGATATATTAAGATATGGCATAAGTATATGA